The following nucleotide sequence is from Vanessa cardui chromosome 19, ilVanCard2.1, whole genome shotgun sequence.
gctgattcatgtgcttaatttgtctttataattcatctcgtgctcagcagtgaaggaaaacatcgtgaggaaacctgcatatggcaaatttcatagaaattctgccacatgtgtattccaccaatccgcattggaacagcgtggtgtatgttccaaaccttctcctcaaagggagaggaggcctttaccccggcagtgggaatttacaggctgttgttattgttgttgtgaataagatatttatatattaggtaATACTTTACACTTGCGGCTTCGTCTGCTGATGTTGTAAGCGTAAGTTACTCCACATCCTTTGATAATGTATATGCAAATTTTCGCGATGACCTGAATAAACAAACGAACTAACTTTGcgatttattatgtttttgttttatgtcatAGCTGTAATAATATTGTGAGAATATTGTTGTGTGAATACAATGTTTTGAACGAAGTCTCTTGATGTTACTATTTTCATTTCAACACACATACAATATTcggatttttattgttaattaaatgtgCGTGTATTAAGGGTTCAGCATTATCCTTTTGTGATTGTTACTGGCtgcatttaatacatattttgttaaatttcaacTGGCTGTCTAAAATAcaacagataatatatacaaactttttaatataaaatatgggaacttaaaaaaagttataaacaaaaagatTATTGTTGCTATCTATatctgtatgtatatttatatctgtttataaaatcaatattattattatgatattaataatagttactttggatacaaatcaaatattaataatgaaaaacaaagtTCTGGTAAATTCTTTATTCATTCtctcataaaatttaaagcaatGACTTTCgatccaaaaattttaaaactattattattataatacagttcacactataaatatttacatatatcttAACACAAAAACTTTCTCCCTAAACTTAAAAAGCACGCTGTCGCTAAACTTGATATGTTATAACTATTCATTCACGAAagtatctaattattatttttttaaattatcataacattatataaaacctccttctattgaactaataaataactatagtttatttcaatagaatttGTGCAATTTCAACAAATCAgagaatttctttaaataacagTGAGTAtggtagttttatatttataacatgcgatttgaaaaaagaactgcATTCGTCttattgataataatgtatacaaagataaatatttcaaataaatataccacTGCTAGTGCAGAACTTTGTTAGAAAAGGTTATTAcacttttgattttgtttatatcTGGTTCAAATTCTATTGAAATTgtctataaatacaataattttaaataacaatcatGATGGAAAAAACATCCACGTGTCTATGCTACGGATATTATAAAAAGGTTAAAGCTTACAGAGCAGTAAATTCAGTTGAAAAAGTAGACAGTGGTGCTATCGCTGTGGTTTCCTTATTCGATTTTGAGTCAGCCTTCGCTCCAGGCAGTGACCAGGTCGAGCTTCCAGCAGCCGTCACTCTAGGTCCCATATTATCGTACGCTGATTTCAAAAAACAAGTTCTACTTCGTCTTGGCAAAGTAGCGCCCCCACCTAACAGGTCTGGATATTCCTCATTATGTCCAGTTACTTGcactgatataaaaatattaccataTGGAGCTGGTATTGAAAATTCAGCTGGTGGTGGGGGAAACGAACCAGATGGTCCTTCGATTGTTATTTGAACAGGTTCCATACATCTCTGTGTATCTTCGCTTTCCATTGACATTGATCTGTCAAACATTTCGAAGCCGTACGACGACCCCATTTCAACACTTGTTCTATCGCAGCTGACTGCCAACGATGTGTCCAGTAATTTCTTCTCTTGATCTGTAAAACTCCTGCTCGGGGGAACATGTCGACGCCTTATCTTCCAACAAACACAGGCTGCTATGAATCCTGTGCTTGCCATAGCGAATACAGCTCCGATAGCTATAAAAAATTTCGAATAGTCTGGCGCACTTCTCGCAGTAGCTGTTCTTGCTTTAGGTAAGAATAAGGTAAGATAAGCACTAGATTCGCCCGCTGAACTTTTGGCGTGACAGCGCCACTCTCCTGCTAAGTCACTCGTAACATTACTCACTGTCACGTTAAACCACTGTgcgcttttatttataaagtcatTAAGATCCTCATTAAAGTGTtctatagaataattaaaaagaaaaatttcacTATCACTATTAGTCTTATTTGTAACTATCGTGTGACGGAAAGACCACGTGACACTTGGTGTAGGATCACCTCGGACAAAGCACCCGAATGCAATATCAGCTCCCGTTTCAGTTCTGATCACGGATGGACTTGTTATGACAGAGGGGGGACATACCATATCTTCGTCTTTTATATCTAACCATGATAAATGTGCTTTATTCTCTGGACCGGCACAAAAAACTTCTTCGTTTCCAAGATTGCTATTTAGAAACCATTCGTGAAATTTTCTTAATCTACAATCGCAGTACCATGGGTTATCTGAGAGCGTTAAAGTTTTTAACACGGGTAGGTTGAATGTGTCCTGgtgtaaatatgaaagtaaattttgatgtaCTTGGACAGTTTCCAGCGCCCGCAAATTCACAAAGGCGAAAGGGTGAACTTTGCGGAGTCGGCATCTCGAAAGTTCTAGTTTCTTTAAATGTTGTAAGGGTGGGAATTGCTGTGCGACTAATTTACTTAAAGGGTTGTCGTTAAGGACTAAAAGCCTCAAACGTTCGTTTCCTTTGAAAGTGTTAGGTGAAAGTTCTGTGAGGAAGTTCCTTGAAAGATCTAATTCTATCAAAATGCGAAGTTCGTTGAAGGCGTTTTGATGCAAGTAGCGTAGATTTGTGGAGCTGAGGTTCAGTCGTTGTAAGTTTAGTAGTTCTATGCTTGCGAAAGCGTCTTCCTGGAGTTCGTTTAACGGGTTCCCGTGTAAATCTAATACTTGTATATCTGTTGCTAATCGAGGTATCTGGGTCAGACCTGATGTTATGCATGACGCAGTTTTCTTGCCGGAGGACCATTTGCAGTGACATTCTCTGATGTGGCCGCAACTTAGCCAGTCGCTTCCTGAAGGTCTGATGAGAACGATCAGGATTGCGCACAACAGTGCACGAATGCCCATTTCATATCAGATTCGGGGTTGTTTtacctgaaaataaataagacaaaaattaaaacatttatttattgttttaaacgtccagtctttttttttaattgatgagTCAATACAATAAAGTTTAAAGTGTAATTGTAGTACAGTTGGTTTGTCAATGTTTTGAAACGTACTGATATTTATGTTCCCAAAAGTTTTATTCTGAAGTATCATTGTTTGTGAATGAACAGAatcgatatattaaaataacatgaccGCTGTCTGTTGGCAGCAATAAAATTTGTCCGCAAAATATATCAACTGTTGCTTTTCGTTTATTTGCCTTTGaaattaattgctttaaattatatttgaaaaataaacggAAAGTAATTAAGTTGCTTTCAGGCAATTAAACTTCGTTTacctatattaattttgtacctgttcgcaaatatatttatatatctatttttcattatcttttaataagtaatccATGTCAATGATTGTATTTGAACGAATGGGTCAATTATTTTTAGCCTCTTATTCagcttttatttatagtaatttttatacaattcgAACTTCaaatttttgtaaagtaaagtaacaactgaaaatttcccactgctgggataaggcctcttccattaaggacatGGTTTGGaacatggaatatgttccaatgcgggttggtagaatgcacgtgtggcagaatttctcacTGCTGTTCTAAGGCCTGTTGAGCATGCTGCCCCAATAGgga
It contains:
- the LOC124537773 gene encoding leucine-rich repeat-containing protein 24-like, which gives rise to MGIRALLCAILIVLIRPSGSDWLSCGHIRECHCKWSSGKKTASCITSGLTQIPRLATDIQVLDLHGNPLNELQEDAFASIELLNLQRLNLSSTNLRYLHQNAFNELRILIELDLSRNFLTELSPNTFKGNERLRLLVLNDNPLSKLVAQQFPPLQHLKKLELSRCRLRKVHPFAFVNLRALETVQVHQNLLSYLHQDTFNLPVLKTLTLSDNPWYCDCRLRKFHEWFLNSNLGNEEVFCAGPENKAHLSWLDIKDEDMVCPPSVITSPSVIRTETGADIAFGCFVRGDPTPSVTWSFRHTIVTNKTNSDSEIFLFNYSIEHFNEDLNDFINKSAQWFNVTVSNVTSDLAGEWRCHAKSSAGESSAYLTLFLPKARTATARSAPDYSKFFIAIGAVFAMASTGFIAACVCWKIRRRHVPPSRSFTDQEKKLLDTSLAVSCDRTSVEMGSSYGFEMFDRSMSMESEDTQRCMEPVQITIEGPSGSFPPPPAEFSIPAPYGNIFISVQVTGHNEEYPDLLGGGATLPRRSRTCFLKSAYDNMGPRVTAAGSSTWSLPGAKADSKSNKETTAIAPLSTFSTEFTAL